From the Roseateles sp. XES5 genome, one window contains:
- the phoU gene encoding phosphate signaling complex protein PhoU, giving the protein MSSTHIVSIYDEELKYLSRRISEMGGTAEQMVADSVRALVTTDAALAQKVISEDVILDTAERQINDKAVVTIAKRQPMAADLREIMGAIRIAAELERVGDLGKNTAKRVIAVQSSGMPRKLARGLEHLAELALMQLKEVLDVYATRSVDKAKAIRERDDEIDAIYTSLFRELLTYMMEDPRNITPCTHLLFCAKNIERIGDHATNIAETIYYMATGSQPEGERPKDDTSTSVVAADVTE; this is encoded by the coding sequence ATGTCATCGACCCATATTGTCTCGATCTACGACGAAGAATTGAAGTACCTCTCCCGCCGCATCTCCGAAATGGGCGGCACCGCCGAGCAGATGGTGGCCGATTCCGTGCGCGCTCTCGTCACGACGGACGCAGCCCTCGCCCAGAAGGTCATTTCCGAGGACGTCATCCTCGACACTGCCGAGCGCCAGATCAACGACAAGGCCGTTGTCACCATCGCCAAACGCCAGCCGATGGCGGCGGACCTGCGCGAGATCATGGGCGCGATCCGCATCGCCGCCGAACTGGAGCGTGTCGGCGACCTCGGCAAGAACACGGCCAAGCGCGTCATCGCCGTGCAGAGCTCGGGCATGCCCCGCAAGCTCGCCCGCGGCCTGGAGCACCTGGCCGAACTGGCGCTGATGCAGCTGAAGGAAGTGCTCGATGTCTACGCCACCCGCTCGGTGGACAAGGCCAAGGCCATCCGCGAGCGCGACGACGAGATCGACGCCATCTATACCTCGCTGTTCCGCGAACTCCTGACCTACATGATGGAAGACCCGCGCAACATCACGCCCTGCACCCATCTCCTGTTCTGCGCCAAGAACATCGAGCGCATCGGCGACCACGCGACCAATATCGCCGAGACCATCTACTACATGGCGACCGGCTCCCAGCCGGAAGGCGAGCGCCCGAAGGACGACACGTCGACCTCCGTGGTCGCCGCCGACGTCACCGAGTAA
- a CDS encoding cell wall hydrolase, whose translation MLPKFQVNSTGDLGKSTFVFAAPSATSSKLAVLFVALGGYVEQISVDGDWVEINLYRSGAQLAPTAKGWIHRSYLGAPFHMPPEEPVPAISYVFPCAQTEERLKAVDNRVIPAIDLIALGLIEHGLEDGFATVNDETLLAFQSEFDEPSAIGAYGLTETQWQLFLDTGGTALNYDLDDRIYSRNQVDAAAYFLREFWRRMAELKEQNPQEYLPRKVDLLCAWLCGPNLEQGARAALAMASRDEEQSMLSQKMTTFLEETLGWPVNSQETAAFLNRRARFAKTGSNAATVGTFLKRVKEAQDKALAAAVRLLEYYIPTFLDLGSLTAAPWMTPARAQLEMWSKDWVEHRDPGQQKALSFFAATDHGPGKVTNPATGEITDWCGAFTAWCMRETGAPVPKGAALAANWKKWGDVDLPTLHKSEVPAGAVVMLSPTAGTGQIGHVCFFDGWHETRKEFWGLGGNQGDRVTRQTWKSENIVAIRALSDKTVSTNNDLEILARTLWGEIRGGNLTQRRHVAIVVLNRFLTHYRSEGSIASVCRSAKQFSCWNPGTQARHEIDALSNDDKVLGELRKIASAVIAERLAGSVDTFGLTVRHFHKTGTGTDWADPSKFVLNDDAHMFYRDIA comes from the coding sequence ATGCTACCAAAATTCCAGGTCAATTCCACGGGTGATCTGGGGAAGTCGACCTTTGTCTTCGCTGCCCCGAGTGCCACGTCAAGCAAGCTGGCCGTCCTGTTTGTTGCGCTGGGTGGATATGTCGAACAGATATCCGTGGATGGCGACTGGGTAGAGATTAACCTGTACAGGAGTGGCGCACAGTTGGCGCCAACGGCCAAAGGTTGGATCCACAGGTCCTATCTCGGCGCCCCCTTCCACATGCCACCCGAAGAGCCTGTACCGGCGATTTCCTACGTGTTCCCATGCGCTCAGACGGAGGAACGCCTAAAGGCTGTCGACAATCGCGTGATCCCGGCCATTGACCTTATCGCGCTCGGTCTCATCGAGCATGGCCTGGAGGACGGCTTTGCGACCGTGAACGACGAAACGCTTCTTGCATTCCAGTCGGAGTTCGATGAACCGAGCGCGATCGGCGCCTACGGTCTCACGGAGACCCAGTGGCAGCTTTTCCTCGACACCGGTGGAACCGCGCTGAATTACGATCTGGACGATCGCATCTATTCGCGGAACCAGGTCGATGCCGCTGCCTATTTCCTGCGTGAGTTCTGGCGACGCATGGCTGAACTGAAGGAACAAAACCCTCAGGAATACCTGCCGCGAAAAGTTGACCTTCTCTGCGCATGGCTGTGTGGACCCAATCTAGAACAAGGGGCGAGAGCCGCTCTCGCAATGGCGAGCCGCGACGAAGAGCAGTCCATGTTGTCACAGAAGATGACAACGTTCCTGGAAGAGACACTGGGGTGGCCAGTGAATTCGCAGGAAACCGCGGCATTCCTCAACCGGCGTGCGCGCTTCGCTAAAACTGGTAGCAATGCCGCCACTGTCGGCACCTTTCTGAAGCGAGTGAAGGAAGCGCAAGACAAGGCGTTGGCGGCCGCCGTCAGACTGCTAGAGTACTATATACCCACATTCCTCGATCTCGGCTCACTCACAGCCGCGCCCTGGATGACGCCGGCGCGCGCGCAACTGGAAATGTGGAGCAAGGATTGGGTGGAGCATCGCGACCCAGGGCAACAGAAGGCTCTCAGCTTTTTCGCAGCAACGGATCACGGGCCTGGGAAAGTCACCAATCCTGCAACCGGAGAGATCACTGATTGGTGCGGTGCGTTCACGGCTTGGTGCATGCGGGAAACCGGAGCCCCCGTTCCAAAGGGCGCCGCGCTGGCAGCAAACTGGAAGAAATGGGGCGACGTCGATCTGCCCACGCTGCACAAGAGCGAGGTGCCGGCCGGCGCCGTGGTAATGCTGTCGCCGACGGCGGGTACCGGGCAGATCGGCCATGTCTGTTTCTTCGACGGCTGGCATGAGACTCGCAAGGAATTCTGGGGGCTTGGCGGAAACCAGGGCGACAGGGTAACCCGCCAAACCTGGAAATCGGAAAATATCGTCGCAATTCGAGCGCTCTCCGACAAGACGGTTTCGACGAACAACGATCTCGAGATCCTGGCGCGGACGCTTTGGGGGGAAATTCGCGGCGGCAACCTCACCCAGAGGCGCCACGTCGCGATCGTCGTGCTCAATCGCTTCTTGACCCATTATCGCTCCGAGGGATCGATCGCCAGCGTCTGCCGCTCGGCAAAACAATTCTCCTGCTGGAACCCGGGAACTCAGGCACGGCATGAGATTGATGCCTTGAGCAACGATGACAAGGTATTGGGCGAGTTGCGTAAGATCGCCAGCGCGGTGATCGCCGAACGGCTGGCCGGGAGTGTAGACACATTCGGCCTGACGGTCCGCCATTTCCACAAGACCGGCACAGGGACGGATTGGGCTGACCCCTCCAAATTCGTTCTCAACGATGACGCGCATATGTTCTACAGGGATATCGCGTAA
- the pstB gene encoding phosphate ABC transporter ATP-binding protein PstB, which produces MNDISYKMIGKDVSVYYGEKRALYDVNLNVRENTVTAFIGPSGCGKSTLLRTLNRMFELYPEQRAEGQILLDGGDILTSKEDVSLIRAKIGMVFQKPTPFPMSIYDNIAFGVRLFETLPRVEMDERVEWALKKAALWNEVKDKLNQSGSGLSGGQQQRLCIARGIAIKPEVLLLDEPCSALDPISTGKIEELIHELKSDYTVAIVTHNMQQAARVSQRTAMFHLGNLVEENDTDKMFTNPDDQRTQDYIMGRFG; this is translated from the coding sequence ATGAACGACATTTCCTACAAGATGATCGGCAAGGACGTTTCGGTCTATTACGGCGAGAAGCGCGCCCTCTACGACGTCAACCTGAATGTCCGCGAGAACACCGTCACCGCCTTCATCGGCCCCTCGGGCTGCGGAAAGTCCACCCTGCTGCGCACGCTCAACCGCATGTTCGAGCTCTACCCCGAGCAGCGCGCGGAAGGCCAGATCCTGCTGGACGGCGGCGACATCCTGACCAGCAAGGAAGATGTCTCCCTGATCCGCGCCAAGATCGGCATGGTCTTCCAGAAGCCCACGCCCTTCCCGATGTCCATCTACGACAACATCGCCTTCGGCGTGCGCCTGTTCGAGACCCTGCCGCGCGTGGAGATGGATGAGCGCGTGGAATGGGCGCTGAAGAAGGCCGCGCTGTGGAACGAGGTCAAGGACAAGCTCAACCAGAGCGGCTCCGGCCTCTCCGGCGGCCAGCAGCAGCGTCTGTGCATTGCGCGCGGCATCGCGATCAAGCCCGAGGTGCTGCTGCTCGACGAGCCCTGCTCGGCGCTGGACCCGATTTCCACCGGCAAGATCGAAGAGCTCATCCACGAGCTCAAGAGCGACTACACCGTGGCCATCGTGACCCACAACATGCAGCAGGCCGCGCGCGTCTCGCAGCGCACCGCCATGTTCCACCTCGGCAACCTCGTCGAGGAGAACGACACCGACAAGATGTTCACCAACCCGGATGACCAGCGCACCCAGGACTACATCATGGGCCGCTTCGGCTGA
- a CDS encoding GcrA family cell cycle regulator, with translation MNWTDERVEKLKKLWSEGLSASQIAAQLGGVSRNAVIGKVHRLNLPGRAKAGGTQTAARPKRPTAAAAPRPSNFAARPAAPRAVARPTGNALPKEDMDADFDVQSERLPVPANGNGTVVPMSRKLELTQLTERTCKWPIGDPLNDDFHFCGNESPDNSPYCTYHQRLAYQPSAERRRMR, from the coding sequence ATGAACTGGACAGACGAGCGCGTCGAGAAACTCAAGAAGCTCTGGAGCGAGGGCCTCAGCGCAAGCCAGATCGCGGCACAGCTTGGCGGCGTCAGCCGCAATGCCGTCATCGGCAAGGTGCACCGGCTGAACCTGCCGGGCCGCGCCAAGGCCGGCGGCACGCAGACCGCCGCCCGCCCGAAGCGCCCGACGGCCGCCGCCGCGCCGCGCCCGTCGAACTTCGCGGCCCGCCCGGCCGCCCCGCGCGCCGTCGCCCGCCCCACCGGCAACGCGCTGCCGAAGGAAGACATGGACGCCGATTTCGACGTGCAGAGCGAACGGCTTCCGGTTCCGGCCAATGGCAACGGCACCGTCGTGCCGATGTCGCGCAAGCTGGAACTGACGCAGCTGACCGAGCGCACCTGCAAGTGGCCGATCGGTGACCCGCTGAACGACGACTTCCATTTTTGCGGCAACGAGTCCCCGGACAATTCGCCCTACTGCACCTATCACCAGCGCCTCGCCTACCAGCCGTCCGCCGAACGGCGCCGGATGCGCTGA
- the phoB gene encoding phosphate regulon transcriptional regulator PhoB, with protein sequence MVPRIAVVEDEEALSVLLRYNLEAEGFEVDTILSGDEAEMRLQERMPDLLILDWMLPGVSGIELCRRLRQRPETERLPIIMLTARGEESERVRGLATGADDYVVKPFSTPELVARVRAMLRRAKPEVVSTVLRCGDIELDRETHRVHRRTREVRLGPTEFRLLEFLMTSPGRVFSRSQLLDGVWGHDIYVDERTVDVHVGRLRKALNFANMQDVIRTVRGAGYSLET encoded by the coding sequence ATGGTGCCCAGAATAGCCGTCGTGGAAGACGAGGAGGCGCTCAGCGTCCTCCTGCGCTACAATCTCGAAGCGGAAGGCTTCGAGGTCGATACGATCCTCTCCGGTGACGAAGCCGAGATGCGCCTGCAGGAGCGCATGCCCGACCTGCTCATCCTCGACTGGATGCTGCCCGGCGTCTCCGGCATCGAACTGTGCCGGCGCCTGCGCCAGCGCCCGGAAACCGAGCGCCTGCCGATCATCATGCTGACGGCGCGCGGCGAGGAGAGCGAGCGCGTGCGCGGTCTTGCCACCGGCGCGGACGACTATGTCGTCAAGCCCTTCTCGACACCGGAACTGGTCGCCCGCGTGCGGGCCATGCTGCGCCGCGCCAAGCCCGAGGTCGTCTCGACGGTGCTGCGCTGCGGCGATATCGAACTCGACCGCGAGACGCACCGCGTCCATCGCCGCACCCGCGAAGTACGCCTCGGCCCGACGGAATTCCGCCTGCTGGAATTCCTGATGACCTCGCCGGGCCGTGTCTTCTCGCGCTCGCAGCTTCTGGACGGCGTCTGGGGCCATGACATCTATGTCGACGAACGCACGGTCGACGTCCATGTCGGGCGCCTGCGCAAGGCGCTCAACTTCGCCAACATGCAAGACGTCATCCGCACGGTTCGCGGCGCGGGCTACTCGCTGGAAACCTGA
- the pstA gene encoding phosphate ABC transporter permease PstA, with protein sequence MSQVSTSPSMAALGVSAKPERRDIGLGRRYAAERRFRFFGMAAIGFGLLFLFLLLFSVVSKGYTAFQQSMITIPVEFSEQIIDKNNERATNPQKLVSANYPVVARNALAKVLGVDEKDRAGLKAVNGMISDSVRVQFRDMVTADPSIIGTTQTVTFLAHGDLDSAYKGQIDLSVAEGNRKISDKQVGWMNQLAESGALAKHFNTGLFVNGASSRPEAAGVGVAVVGSLYMMLIVLVLSLPIGVAASIYLEEFAPKNRFTDLIEVNINNLAAVPSIVYGLLGLAVFVNFAGFPRSAALVGGLVLTLMTLPTIIIATRAALKAVPPSIRSAALGLGASKMQTVFHHVLPLAMPGILTGTIIGLAHALGETAPLLLIGMVAFVADVPATPLDPATALPVQIYMWANEAERAFVERTSGAIIVLLIFLILMNVGAILLRRRFERRW encoded by the coding sequence ATGAGCCAGGTTTCCACCAGCCCTTCGATGGCCGCCCTTGGCGTTTCCGCCAAGCCGGAGCGCCGCGATATCGGCCTTGGCCGCCGCTACGCCGCCGAACGCCGTTTCCGCTTCTTCGGCATGGCCGCCATCGGCTTCGGTCTTCTCTTCCTGTTCCTGCTGCTGTTCTCGGTGGTCTCCAAGGGCTACACCGCCTTCCAGCAGTCGATGATCACCATTCCGGTCGAGTTCTCGGAACAGATCATCGATAAGAACAACGAGCGCGCCACGAACCCGCAGAAACTGGTTTCGGCCAATTACCCGGTCGTCGCCCGCAATGCGCTCGCCAAGGTGCTCGGCGTCGACGAGAAGGACCGCGCCGGTCTCAAGGCCGTCAACGGCATGATCTCCGACAGCGTCCGCGTGCAGTTCCGCGACATGGTCACGGCCGATCCGTCGATCATCGGCACCACGCAGACGGTGACGTTCCTCGCCCATGGCGATCTCGACTCAGCCTATAAGGGCCAGATCGACCTTTCCGTCGCGGAAGGCAACCGCAAGATCTCCGACAAGCAGGTCGGCTGGATGAACCAGCTTGCCGAAAGCGGCGCGCTTGCCAAGCATTTCAACACCGGCCTCTTCGTCAACGGCGCGTCGAGCCGTCCGGAAGCGGCAGGCGTCGGCGTCGCCGTGGTCGGCTCGCTCTACATGATGCTGATCGTGCTCGTGCTCTCGCTGCCCATCGGCGTCGCCGCCTCGATCTACCTGGAAGAGTTCGCTCCGAAGAACCGCTTCACAGACCTGATCGAGGTGAACATCAACAACCTCGCCGCGGTACCGTCCATCGTCTACGGTCTCCTGGGTCTTGCCGTCTTCGTCAACTTCGCGGGCTTCCCGCGCTCGGCGGCCCTCGTCGGCGGCCTGGTGCTGACGCTCATGACGCTGCCGACGATCATCATCGCGACCCGCGCGGCCCTGAAAGCCGTGCCGCCGTCGATCCGGTCGGCAGCCCTCGGCCTTGGCGCCTCCAAGATGCAGACCGTGTTCCACCACGTCCTGCCGCTCGCCATGCCCGGCATCCTCACCGGCACGATCATCGGCCTCGCCCATGCGCTCGGCGAAACCGCACCGCTGCTCCTCATCGGCATGGTCGCCTTCGTCGCCGACGTTCCGGCAACGCCGCTCGATCCCGCGACGGCCCTTCCGGTGCAGATCTACATGTGGGCGAACGAGGCCGAGCGCGCCTTCGTGGAGCGCACGTCGGGCGCGATCATCGTGCTCCTCATCTTCCTTATCCTCATGAATGTTGGCGCCATCCTGTTGCGCCGCCGTTTCGAACGGCGCTGGTAG
- the pstC gene encoding phosphate ABC transporter permease subunit PstC, with protein sequence MSISLLLLIVAAIGVVGYLIGSWRANALAGGKLSNLHSRPGYYGSFVAIWAMLPAVVVLFVWVIASPMYISSTVRAGFPEEVKAEPQATQNLNYNMISAIARGFKVLTGEEREALFKEGAAARDILAAKGVPLAAEPAPYMLKSADDLNRMTTNSNTWLSVIAVLTAAAGALLAYRSITPRFRARNRVEGVMLVGLIAASSIAILTTVGIVTSMFTEAVHFFNMVPAWEFFFGTVWDPRFAAAGATASAGQFGLIPLLAGTLYIGLVAMLVAVPVGLFAAIYMSEYASRHVRSVAKPLLEVLAGIPTIVYGFFALVTVGPFLRDISAQLNGLVTGNYSNFIQAQSVLTAGFVMGIMLIPYVSSLSDDIITAVPRALRDGSLGLGATRSETIKRVILPAALPGIVGALLMTASRAVGETMIVVLAAGVAARMQLNPFEPMTTVTVKIVNQLTGDLEFTSPQTLVAFALGITLFFITLCLNIYALYIVRKYREQYE encoded by the coding sequence AACCTGCATTCTCGGCCGGGTTATTACGGCTCCTTCGTCGCCATCTGGGCCATGCTTCCGGCGGTCGTCGTCCTGTTCGTCTGGGTTATCGCAAGCCCGATGTATATCAGCTCGACCGTTCGCGCTGGCTTCCCCGAAGAGGTGAAGGCCGAGCCGCAGGCGACGCAGAACCTCAATTACAACATGATCAGCGCCATCGCCCGCGGCTTCAAGGTGCTGACGGGGGAGGAGCGCGAGGCCCTCTTCAAGGAGGGCGCGGCCGCCCGTGACATCCTGGCCGCCAAGGGCGTGCCGCTCGCCGCCGAGCCGGCGCCCTACATGCTCAAGTCCGCCGACGATCTCAACCGCATGACGACGAACAGCAACACCTGGCTGTCGGTCATTGCGGTTCTCACGGCCGCCGCCGGCGCCTTGCTCGCCTATCGCTCGATCACGCCGAGGTTCCGCGCCCGCAACCGCGTCGAAGGCGTCATGCTGGTCGGCCTGATCGCCGCCTCGTCGATCGCCATCCTGACGACGGTCGGCATCGTCACCTCGATGTTCACGGAAGCCGTGCACTTCTTCAACATGGTGCCGGCCTGGGAATTCTTCTTCGGCACGGTCTGGGATCCGCGCTTCGCCGCGGCGGGGGCGACGGCTTCGGCCGGCCAGTTCGGCCTGATCCCGTTGCTCGCCGGCACGCTCTATATCGGCCTCGTCGCCATGCTGGTCGCCGTGCCGGTCGGTCTCTTCGCCGCCATCTACATGTCGGAATATGCCTCGCGTCACGTTCGCTCGGTGGCCAAGCCGCTGCTCGAAGTGCTGGCCGGCATCCCGACCATCGTCTACGGCTTCTTCGCCCTCGTGACGGTCGGCCCGTTCCTGCGCGATATCTCCGCCCAGCTGAACGGTCTCGTCACCGGCAACTATTCCAACTTCATCCAGGCGCAGAGCGTTCTGACCGCCGGCTTCGTCATGGGCATCATGCTGATCCCCTACGTCTCCTCGCTGTCGGACGACATCATCACCGCCGTGCCGCGCGCCCTGCGTGACGGTTCGCTCGGCCTTGGCGCCACCCGTTCGGAAACGATCAAGCGCGTCATCCTGCCGGCCGCCCTGCCGGGCATTGTCGGCGCTCTGCTGATGACCGCCTCGCGCGCCGTCGGCGAAACCATGATCGTGGTGCTGGCCGCCGGCGTTGCCGCCCGCATGCAGCTCAATCCCTTCGAGCCGATGACGACGGTGACGGTCAAGATCGTCAACCAGCTGACGGGCGACCTCGAATTCACCTCGCCTCAGACGCTGGTGGCTTTCGCGCTCGGCATCACGCTGTTCTTCATCACGCTTTGCCTCAACATCTACGCCCTCTACATCGTGCGCAAATACCGGGAGCAGTACGAATGA
- a CDS encoding aspartate aminotransferase family protein codes for MADAAPLYETYMRAPLRFTHGEGVWLVAEDGERYLDFAAGVAVTSLGHAHPHLVAALKDQADKVWHLSNLYEVPGQESLGRRLTDATFADKVFFTNSGAEALECAIKTARRYHFAKGHPGKYHILTFDGAFHGRTIATIAAGGQEKYIEGFGPKAPGFLKLPFGDIAAVKDAITEETAAILIEPVQGEGGIRPVPKEFLQELRQLCDEYGLLLILDEVQSGVGRTGRLFAHEWAGVTPDIMAVAKGIGGGFPLGACLATNEAAAGMVAGTHGSTYGGNPLAMAVGNAVLDVVLEENFLQHVRDVALVFRQGLAALKDRFPDVIEDVRGEGLMLGIKAKGPVADLLKAVRAEKLLGVPAGDNVLRLLPPLTVTAEEAREGLARIERAAEKLTAAKAA; via the coding sequence ATGGCCGATGCCGCGCCGCTCTATGAAACCTATATGCGTGCACCTCTTCGGTTCACGCACGGGGAGGGCGTCTGGCTTGTCGCCGAAGATGGCGAGCGATATCTCGATTTTGCCGCCGGCGTCGCCGTCACCTCGCTGGGCCATGCCCATCCCCATCTCGTCGCCGCGCTGAAGGACCAGGCCGACAAGGTCTGGCACCTGTCCAACCTCTATGAGGTCCCCGGCCAGGAAAGCCTTGGCCGCCGCCTGACGGACGCGACCTTCGCCGACAAGGTGTTCTTCACCAATTCGGGCGCCGAGGCGCTGGAATGCGCGATCAAGACCGCGCGCCGCTACCATTTCGCCAAGGGTCATCCCGGCAAGTACCATATCCTCACCTTCGATGGCGCCTTCCATGGCCGCACCATCGCGACCATAGCGGCCGGCGGTCAGGAGAAATATATCGAGGGCTTCGGCCCCAAGGCGCCCGGCTTCCTCAAGCTGCCCTTCGGCGACATCGCCGCCGTCAAGGATGCCATTACCGAGGAAACGGCGGCGATCCTGATCGAGCCGGTGCAGGGCGAGGGCGGCATCCGCCCGGTGCCGAAGGAATTCCTGCAGGAGCTGCGTCAGCTCTGCGACGAATACGGCCTGCTGCTCATCCTCGACGAGGTGCAGTCCGGCGTCGGCCGCACGGGCCGCCTCTTCGCCCATGAATGGGCCGGCGTCACGCCCGATATCATGGCGGTCGCCAAGGGCATCGGCGGCGGCTTCCCGCTCGGCGCCTGCCTTGCCACGAACGAGGCTGCCGCCGGCATGGTCGCCGGCACGCACGGCTCCACCTATGGCGGCAACCCGCTCGCCATGGCGGTCGGCAATGCCGTGCTCGACGTGGTGCTGGAAGAGAACTTCCTGCAGCATGTGCGCGATGTGGCGCTCGTCTTCCGCCAGGGCCTCGCCGCCCTGAAGGACCGTTTCCCCGATGTGATCGAGGATGTGCGCGGCGAAGGCCTGATGCTCGGCATCAAGGCCAAGGGGCCGGTTGCCGATCTCCTGAAGGCCGTGCGGGCGGAAAAGCTGCTCGGCGTGCCGGCGGGCGACAACGTGCTGCGTCTCCTGCCGCCGCTGACTGTCACGGCGGAAGAGGCGCGCGAGGGGCTGGCCCGCATCGAGCGGGCAGCGGAGAAGCTCACGGCCGCCAAGGCCGCCTGA